A stretch of Salvelinus alpinus chromosome 4, SLU_Salpinus.1, whole genome shotgun sequence DNA encodes these proteins:
- the cbx3b gene encoding chromobox protein homolog 3b isoform X1: MRKKQNVKQRKAETITATIITPTPLTTTTAAAVVQEFVVEKIIHRRVSNGRVEYYLKWKGFTDADNTWEPEDNLVCPELIEEFLRNLCLSGDNQVEEENLQPVEPELVPKEELAGQETEIQVYSEQRHNDLQEPADQDSPTALTCPLEPERIIGSTDRHGELMFLIKWKNRDEVALLSAREASARYPEVVVGFYEDKLTWHSGDEDQ, translated from the exons ATGAGAAAAAAGCAGAATGTGAAACAGAGAAAGGCAGAAACAATAACCGCAACaataataacaccaacaccattaacaacaacaacagcagcagcagtcgtCCAGGAGTTTGTGGTTGAGAAGATCATCCATCGAAGGGTCTCCAATGGAAGAGTAGAGTACTATCTGAAGTGGAAAGGATTCACTGA TGCTGATAACACCTGGGAACCCGAGGACAACTTGGTCTGTCCTGAACTGATAGAAGAGTTCCTGAGAAACCTCTGTTTGTCTGGAGACAatcaggtggaggaagagaaccTACAGCCGGTGGAACCAGAGCTAGTCCCCAAAGAGGAACTGGCAGGACAGGAGACGGAGATT CAGGTGTACAGCGAGCAGAGACATAATGACCTCCAGGAACCAGCTGACCAGGATTCTCCTACTGCCCTCACCTGCCCCCTGGAACCTGAACGCATCATCGGCTCCACAGACAGACACGGAGAACTCATGTTCCTCATCAAATG GAAGAACCGTGACGAGGTGGCCCTGCTGTCAGCCAGGGAGGCCAGCGCCAGGTATCCTGAGGTGGTTGTAGGCTTCTACGAGGACAAACTCACCTGGCACTCTGGGGACGAGGACcagtaa
- the snx10b gene encoding sorting nexin-10B gives MIALPVFLSCKTSIFASDRTFSLLIHSLVKCGSVSPYLFSLSPLLLSLSLYLLSLSPLLLSLSPYLLSLSPLLPMEQFISVWVRDPRIQKNDFWHAHMDYEICIHTNSVCFTKKISCVRRRYREFVWLRQKLQANSLLMVQLPELPPKNPFFSLNNAQQITERMKGLQKFLQLTLESNLLLSDSCLHLFLQSELGVSQIEACASGRTHYSVSQAVLRCGCKLQRFHSQEDLLETSRKESCDSDSVSGFVEPEPSSKDGTASSPQETLALSLPDRTRPYHSQEETLALSLPDRTRPNHNQEETLALSLPDRTRPNHNQEETLALSLPDRTRPNHNQEETLALSLPDRTRPNHNQEETIALSLPDRTRPNHSQEEILALSLPDRTRPNHNQEETLVLSLPDRTRPNHNQEETIALSLPDRTRPNHSQEEILALSLPDRTRPNHNQEETLVLSLPDRTRPNHDQEE, from the exons ATGATTGCACTTCCTGTATTTCTGTCCTGTAAAACTTCCATCTTTGCCTCAGACCGTACATTCTCACTTCTCATACACAGTTTAGTTAAGTGTGGCTCAGTCTCTCCTTACCTCTTCagtctctcacctctcctcctcagtctctctctttacctcctcagtctctctcctctcctcctcagtctctctccttacctcctcagtctctctcctctcctccccatggaGCAGTTTATCAGTGTCTGGGTTCGGGATCCTCGGATTCAGAAGAATGACTTCTGGCATGCCCATATGGACTATGAAATCTGTATACAT ACCAACAGTGTCTGCTTCACTAAGAAGATCTCCTGTGTGAGGAGAAGGTACCGGGAGTTCGTCTGGCTCCGGCAGAAACTACAGGCAAACTCCCTACTCAT GGTCCAGCTACCTGAACTACCACCTAAGAACCCTTTCTTTAGCCTGAACAACGCCCAGCAGATCACAGAGAGGATGAAGGGCCTCCAGAAGTTCCTTCAACT GACCCTGGAGAGTAATCTGCTTCTGTCAGACAGCTGTCTGCACCTCTTCCTGCAGTCGGAGCTGGGGGTGTCCCAGATAGAGGCCTGCGCCTCAGGGAGAACCCATTACTCTGTGTCCCAGGCCGTGCTGCGCTGCGGCTGCAAACTGCAACGCTTCCACTCCCAGGAGGACCTGTTAGAGACCAGCCGCAAGGAGTCCTGTGACTCCGACTCTGTTAG TGGGTTTGTAGAGCCGGAGCCCAGCAGTAAAGATGGAACTGCTTCCTCACCCCAAGAGACCCTAGCTCTGTCTCTACCTGATAGGACCAGACCTTACCACAGCCAGGAAGAGACCCTAGCGCTGTCTCTACCTGATAGGACCAGACCTAACCACAACCAGGAAGAGACCCTAGCTCTGTCTCTACCTGATAGGACCAGACCTAACCACAACCAGGAAGAGACCCTAGCTCTGTCTCTGCCTGATAGGACCAGACCTAACCACAACCAGGAAGAGACCCTAGCTCTGTCTCTACCTGATAGGACCAGACCTAACCACAACCAGGAAGAGACCATAGCTCTGTCTCTGCCTGATAGGACCAGACCTAACCACAGCCAGGAAGAGATCCTAGCTCTGTCTCTGCCTGATAGGACCAGACCTAACCACAACCAGGAAGAGACCCTAGTGCTGTCTCTACCTGATAGGACCAGACCTAACCACAACCAGGAAGAGACCATAGCTCTGTCTCTGCCTGATAGGACCAGACCTAACCACAGCCAGGAAGAGATCCTAGCTCTGTCTCTGCCTGATAGGACCAGACCTAACCACAACCAGGAAGAGACCCTAGTGCTGTCTCTACCTGATAGGACCAGACCTAACCACGACCAGGAAGAG
- the cbx3b gene encoding chromobox protein homolog 3b isoform X2, translating into MRKKQNVKQRKAETITATIITPTPLTTTTAAAVVQEFVVEKIIHRRVSNGRVEYYLKWKGFTDADNTWEPEDNLVCPELIEEFLRNLCLSGDNQVEEENLQPVEPELVPKEELAGQETEIVYSEQRHNDLQEPADQDSPTALTCPLEPERIIGSTDRHGELMFLIKWKNRDEVALLSAREASARYPEVVVGFYEDKLTWHSGDEDQ; encoded by the exons ATGAGAAAAAAGCAGAATGTGAAACAGAGAAAGGCAGAAACAATAACCGCAACaataataacaccaacaccattaacaacaacaacagcagcagcagtcgtCCAGGAGTTTGTGGTTGAGAAGATCATCCATCGAAGGGTCTCCAATGGAAGAGTAGAGTACTATCTGAAGTGGAAAGGATTCACTGA TGCTGATAACACCTGGGAACCCGAGGACAACTTGGTCTGTCCTGAACTGATAGAAGAGTTCCTGAGAAACCTCTGTTTGTCTGGAGACAatcaggtggaggaagagaaccTACAGCCGGTGGAACCAGAGCTAGTCCCCAAAGAGGAACTGGCAGGACAGGAGACGGAGATT GTGTACAGCGAGCAGAGACATAATGACCTCCAGGAACCAGCTGACCAGGATTCTCCTACTGCCCTCACCTGCCCCCTGGAACCTGAACGCATCATCGGCTCCACAGACAGACACGGAGAACTCATGTTCCTCATCAAATG GAAGAACCGTGACGAGGTGGCCCTGCTGTCAGCCAGGGAGGCCAGCGCCAGGTATCCTGAGGTGGTTGTAGGCTTCTACGAGGACAAACTCACCTGGCACTCTGGGGACGAGGACcagtaa